acaatacaaacaaacccaccaccatgaaacaaagtaaaacaaatattcttaaattttGAATAATAAataactatttccccatccttattgaggatacatTCCCCCCCCGCCACCTGcgatgcccagcggtcccaggacgcccgtggacagcgcatagtccctctcaaGTACCACCCAGGCGCGGAcataaccccagaaaaggggcaggcagccggcttgggcaaagccctcttctgcctggcgccgtgactcgcggatggccagcttggccagacccaggagcaacccaaccaggacatcttcggccctaccctctgccctacgctgagttactccaacactttttgtccttttgcttCAAGATAGCTgtctgatttttttaaacaatattttaaaagattCTGTTCATATATTTGCTTGACAGTAGAGATATTTGCACAGATATTGCGGGTCATGTGTCCACATTTGAGAGCAGCAATTGGCAGCAGAGTAGGAGGTGACAATTCTAATTCTAAGTTGATATCCATCTGGCTTGGTAGGACATagaacaacagtacagcacaggaacctttggtgcacaatgtctgtgccaaacacgatgcctgcACATGTTTcagaaccctccattccctgcatatccatgtcaaagcctcttaaacatcactatcttatctgcctccaccattacctTTAGATTTCCTACTACCGAagaggctcaccggcctataattctGTGGTATGAAGGGGACCAAGTTGGGAATTTGCAATGCCAGCATGTCCTGTCTGAAAGTAACCAGCCTGAAtatgttcaatggtactttattcttACATGTTCCtcgatacagtgaaattccttcttTGCATTTGGTTCAGTAACAATCTTACTGTACATGGGTACGATCATactttaagtacaagagtgtaagaatagtagattacaccgaggcagtacacaagagtcgccaccttTCCGTCGCCATCTTGTACGTTTCAAATTCAGAGTTGTTAAAAACGTAGAGTCTTAAACTTGACGATAAAGGCCTGTTATTCTGGTGACGACACTAGGTCGGTGTTgcaagggtcggcctggccaggcaaTGTTGGCGGTGTCCTCCACCGTTGCTCCGTGCCGTCACAGGCTGCGTCTGATCCACgcactcggcctcttggagcggcgctcGATCCAAtccagccccaggctgctgcagggcctccagtggctcACTCCACCGACACATCGACCCTCACACATGACCTGCATGACTCGATCCAATCCAGCCATAGGCTGTCACCGGTCGACCTCCGTGCCCCAGGGtgtctcccgcagccgacctcagAACCCCTGGGGCACCTCCAAGGGAGTGGGAGGCAAGACGCCAGCCCCTCACCGGCACGGAGGGTGAAGCTGGGAGACAGAGTCCTGCAGACAAGTTCTCCCAAGTCATGAATGTTGACCACAATGATTCAGGGCCTGACACAGAATTGACTTGAGCTCCAGCTTTCTTGCTTCCCGATTTGCATTTCTAACataaaaaatgtttatttcacTTCCTTTCTTTGAACAGAATTAGTTTTTATACTGTATTTAGCCCCagctacctctcccccccccccccccatccttatgCTGTTTCCAATAAGAGGTTTAGTAAATGACAAAATGCCAGGCAGCTGCTGTCTGTTTTGTGGGTATCTGCTAGAAACTAGTGCAAGACCaaaccacagtggcgcagcgggagagttgcagcttcacagcaccagagaccagggttcaatcctaaccacaggtgctgtctgtacggagtttgtgcgttctccccgtgatcacgtgggttttctccgggtgctctgggttcctcccacactccaaagacgtacaggtttgtaggttaattggcttggtaacattttttattgtccctagtgtggaggatagtgctagggtatttggatcgttggttggtgcggacttggtgggccgaagggcctgtgtcgcgctgtatcattaaactaaaaacAGATATGCAGGCAGAAGGTTATCTACACAAGGCGATGCTCAAGAaagtgttcaatggttcaatgctgctattattatcacatgtgtgaACTGAAAAGGCACAGTGAAATCTTTTCTCactaacagtccagtagagtattgtcaTACCCAAGCACAAACCCGATTAGCAAACAGAAATAGCCTACTGGACCtgcatgcaagagtcgccatgttttggcgccatcttTACAGTTCAGTCCGCGCTCTAGTTGTTATGAGCGGAGCCCATTCCagacgagccccaggctgctgtggggcctccagccgtcgccttgCTTGGACGTGTGGGTCGACCTGTGAACCGACGTCCTTCTCCTCACCCgcccacctttgttccccggaGAGGCCTCCCGCTGCCGACCTCGAGGGTGCGGTAGGCCAGACTCCAGGGCCCTCTCCTCTCTTACCGGCCTTGCTCCATGCCCATCACATCCATCGCAGGTTGCCGGCTCCATCCTCCCAGTCTCTGgacttggggagaaagcaggggttGGCTCGGCGGCTCTCCCTGTAGGCCGTGGCACTCTGGAACCTGGGAGCATTTCCGTCATCTAAAATGTTTATTTTGCTTCCTTTCTTTCAGCAGAATTGTTTTTTATTCTGTATTTAGCCCTGTTCTCTCCCCTTCACATGCTGTTTCCAGGAAGGGGTTCAGTAAATGAAGAaacggcacgatggcacagcgatagagttgctgccttatagcgccagagatccgggttcaatcctgactacgggtgctgtctatatggagtttgtactttctccccgtgacctgcttgttttttttttcacTAGCTCCAGAttacgcccacactccaaagacgtgcaggtttgtaggctaattagcttgttataattataaattgtccctagtgtatgttggatagtgtttgtgtgcagggatcgctggtcggcacacacTCGGTGGtcagatgggcctgttcctgcgctgtatctctaaactaaactaaactaaaatgccagGCATTTGCTCAGTCTGCTTTGTGGGTAGCCGCCGGAAATTTGTGCAAGACAAAACCAGCGTCTAGATACGCAGACAGTAGGGCATCTACACGAGACGTTGCCTTAAGAAGGTGGCGCCTATCATCAATGATCTTCACCATCTATGCCCTCCTCTCGCCACcatcttctaccatctggcaggaggtacaaaagccagggtactgtctaaTTCACTACCCCAATGTAGACAGTGGACTTTGtttaacagcttcttcccctttgttaccaggcttctgaatggtccttccataagccagggtactgtccgattcaccgccaccccattgcggacattggacctagtttatggaactgatgtgctccaatgctgagaactatattctgcactctgcatttttgctctgcctattgtatttgagtttgacctgaaagtattatctgatctgtttggatagcatgaaagaacacaaagcttttcactgtacctctgtgcaaatgacaataataaacctaaatctaaatctaaacctaagtcccacaccaccaggttcaggaacaactactttcctacaagcaccaggttcttgaaccaacttaCACAAccctaaatagacacaaaatgctggagtaactcaatgggtaagacagcacctctggagaaaaggaataggtgacgtttcaggtcagaactcttcttcagattcaaccCTACACAACCCTaaacctacctcagcaacaaaacactacagaccacctcttgcactaccatggacttgtttcctaattgtgtttttgcactgGTGTGTTTTTTGCACTGTTTTGTTTAActtatgtacaatttatgttttCTCGTGTTCAGTCTATAagcctgtgatgttgctgcaagcaagatttttactGTTcccgtacctcactgtacttgcgcATATGACATTATGCTCAATtatgtacggtagagagcatgttgactggttgcatcatggcctggttcggcaactcgaatgcccaggaatgaagacgattgcaaaaagtggtgaacactggccGGCCCGTCACGGGTCATgacatccccaccatcgaagtcagtcgctgcctcaaaaaggcagccagcatcatcagagacccacaccaccctggccacgctttcatttcattcctgccatcaggaggaaggtaaaggagcctgaatactgtaacatccaggttcaggaacaacctcttcccaactaccatcaggctattaaacactacaacatccAAATAGGTTCCGAACTACATAGATTTGGGAACATTATTTTTGAATTTGCACTACTATTGCCCATTtatttgtcatttaaaaaaatatatactgaactttttttttaagatagacaaaaattgctggagtaactcagcaggataaacagcatcactggggagaaggaatgggtgacatttcaggacgagacccttctcatATAAAACagacgcaggaggaggtcatttgggcctttgagccagcaccgccaatcattgtgatcatggctgatcatccacaatcagtaacctgtgcctgccttctccccatatcccttgatatcccttgagagctctatctaactctcttttaaattcatccaacgaattggcctctactgccttctgtggcagagaattccacaaattcacaactgtctgtgtgaaaaagttttttctcatctcagttttatatggcctcccctttattcttaaactgtggcacctggttctggactcccccaacattgggaaaaaatttcctgcatctagcgtgtccagtccttttataattttataggtttctataagatcccctctcatctaaattccagtgaatacaagcccagcctttctaatctttcctcataagacagtcccaccatcccggggattaacctcgtgaacctacgctgcattgcctcattagcaaggatgtccttcctcaaattaggagaccaaaactgcacacaatactccagatgtggtctcaccagggccctgtacagctgcagaaggacctctttactccgatactcaaattctctcgttatgaaggccaacatagctttcttcactgcctgctctatctgcatgtttactttcagtgactgatgtacaaggacttccaggtctcgttgcacttcgctttttcctaatctgacaccattaagataataatctgcctccttgttcttgccgccaaagtggataacctcacatttatctacattatactgcatctgccatgcatctgctcactcactcaacctgtccaagtcaccctgcaacctcctaacattctctttgcagttcacactgccacccagctttgtgtcatctgcaaatttgctagtgttacttttaattccatcatctaaatcattaatatatattgtatatatattaagcactccactcgcctctgcctgccattctgacagggacccgtttattcctgctctttgtttcttgtctgccaaccaattctctatccatgtcaataccccacccccaataccatgtgctctaattttgcccactgtgtgggaccttatcaaaggctttctgaaagtccagatacactacatctactggctctacttcatccattttacttgtgagACTCTTCCTTCCACCACTAGTCCAATAGTCTTCTTCTGAGactattccttcctccagcttcacaattcacatcgcttcaattcttttgtctcacacctcctgtcttttcatctctggcctttgcccaaccatctgacTATCAAACCCTCCCACCAACCCCACACCTGTATCCTCTCTACCAGCTGGTCTttatcctgctcctcctctcttccagctttattttCCTCACTACTATTAGGGCCCCATCTATCACCTATCCACTTCTCCAgcaatggtgcctgacctgctaagttaaagGGACCACCCCCTCTTCTCCTGCCTTAAAGGGACCTCTGCCCTCTGCTGTCATAAAGCGACAGTGGCCTTCTCTTCTGCCTTAAAGGGTCCTCAGCCTCCTCCCCTGCCATAAAAGAACcatagatcacaaaatgctggagtaactcagcaggacaggcagcatctctggagggaaggaatgggtgacgtgtcaaggttgagccccttcttcagactgatgtcaggggagtgggtgggacagagatggaatgtagtcggagacagtgagactggtgggagaactgggaagggggagaggatggacagagagggaaaacaagggctatctgaagttagggaagtcaatgttcataccactgggtgtaaactacccaagcaaaatatgaggtgctgttcctccaatttgcgctgggcctcactctgacaatggaggaggcccagggcagaaaggtcagtatgcgaatgggagggggaattaaagtgttgagcaaccgggagatcgggtaggttaaggcggactgagcggaggtgttcagtgaaacgattgccgagcctgtgcttggtctcgccgatgtacaggagttgacacctagaACAACAgatccagtagatgaggttggcagtgaacctctgcctcaccttgaAAGACTTAAACCTTAAAAAACCATACCTTTACCCGCCTTAAAGGCTccggctcctcctcctcctctcccccttaaaGGGAACATGCTTTCCTCTTTTGCCTTAAAGGGAATGGGACCTGCTttaaggtgggggtggagggtgaatCCATCAAGGCGAGTGAGGATGGCGCGGTCCCTTTAAGGTAGGAGAAGGGGCGGCTCCTTTGAGGCGAGAAGAGGGCTGTCCCTTTAAGGCGCGGAGAAGGGGACGGTCGCTTTAAGGCGTGGAGATGGGAGGGGTTGCCCCGGCGGTCACGTGACATAGAATCTTGTGACTTTGTATCGGATCGGGGGGAGTCCCGGCGGCTGCGCGGGCGCAGTGTAACAATCGGTGTAACAACCCGGGGCCGCCGCTCCCATAACCCCAACCCCGACCCAGGGGAGTGCCTGCTTCCTCGCTCTCTCCAAGGCGGGGGAGCTCTGCGTCCGCTGGAGGAGAAACAGAAGCAGCAGCAACAACCATCGCCATCACCCCCGCCTCtgcctctctcacttccccccccAACGAAAGATGGACAACAAGCCGCTACTCCAAGCCCAAGGCAGGCCACCCGCCTACGCACCCAGCTCCACGGGATACGTGTACGGCCAGACCTACGGTACCATCCCGCCGCCCGGATACCAACAGCAGCCTCCTCCCTACCCGTACCCAGCCTCGGGTGAGGTCTttactcttcccccccctccaccttcctccctccctacctacccCCTTTGTTGCTTCGTTCCCACCCTGGCTCTGCACGGCCCTTTTGTTTTAATTCCCGGCCTCCAGGGAGCGGGGAAGTGGAGGTGAAACTCCAATTCATCCGGGAGAAATATAATGGGTGTTGCTTTCATTAACAGTTAGAAAACCGGGGAGGAAGGGAtacaaggagagagaggggaaattcTAATTTGAGTTACGTTATTACATTTCCGCTCTGTGATATGGGGAAAGTGCAACAAATGTACAATTCTGGATGCTTTCTCAGTAGTGTTGgaagtggcatggtggacattaattgattttaattttttaCACTTTTATAAATGTCAGTAACAACTCAACTGTGGCCTTGCACTAAATTATTCCATGGATCCTCTTTGTAGCTAAGTAATAGATTTCTCCAATGTAAAAATTATTCCTATCCTTGATGTACAGGAGTAGCTCCAAGCATTTTgttagtgtgtgtatgtggtgtcttaactattttaaaaataccaCCTCTGTTTTGGCAGGGTATGTGGCACCTGTGTCGGTAAGTGTTCAGCCCCCTGAATGTCCTGGGACTAACTACTCGAGCACTTACACAATCATCCAGCAACCCACTGCAGCTTCAGTTGTGGTCGTGGGTGGGTGCCCTGCCTGCAGGTAATTGTTTCTTTCTGATCACAGAGGTGAAGACAAATTAAGGTAGAGTGTGGAACAGTGCGGCACAAGGATAAGCCCTTTGCCCCACTATCTATGCCGGGCAtaataccaagaccaactcttaactgtctagtttaatttattgtcacgcgtgctgaggtacagtgaaaagcttt
This is a stretch of genomic DNA from Rhinoraja longicauda isolate Sanriku21f chromosome 21, sRhiLon1.1, whole genome shotgun sequence. It encodes these proteins:
- the bri3 gene encoding membrane protein BRI3; this encodes MDNKPLLQAQGRPPAYAPSSTGYVYGQTYGTIPPPGYQQQPPPYPYPASGYVAPVSVSVQPPECPGTNYSSTYTIIQQPTAASVVVVGGCPACRVGVLEDDFTCLGVLCAILFFPIGILFCLALRQRRCPNCGASFG